The window AATCAATCTCATTATGACTACATTATTATCGGTGCAGGCAGTGCAGGCAATGTGTTGGCTGCGCGTTTAAGCGAAGATGAAAACACCAGCGTTTTACTGCTGGAAGCAGGTTTGCCTGACTATCGTTTGGATTTTCGTACACAAATGCCTGCTGCGTTAGCCATGCCTTTGCAGGGTACAACCTATAACTGGGGCTACAAAACTGACCCTGAACCGTATATGAACAACCGCCGTATGGATTGCGGACGCGGTAAAGGTTTGGGCGGTTCGTCTTTAATTAACGGTATGTGCTACATTCGCGGCAATGCTTTGGATTTTGACCACTGGGCAAAAATCCAAGGTTTGGAAGATTGGACGTACTTGGACTGCTTACCCTATTTCAAAAAAGCAGAGCATCGTGATGCAGGCGAAAATGCTTATCACGGCAGTGAAGGTCCGATTCACGTTACCACTGCCAAACCCAATGTTAATCCGCTGTTTGAAGCGATGATTGAAGCGGGCGTGCAAGCAGGTTATCCGCGCACAGTGGATTTAAACGGTTATCAACAAGAAGGCTTTGGTCCGATGGACCGTTTTGTAACCCCCAACGGACGGCGTAGCTCTACTGCGCGTGGTTATTTGGATATGGCAAAACACCGTTCCCGCTTAACCATTCTGACTGGCGCATTAACCGATGTTATTCTGTTTGACGGTAAACGCGCCCGTGGTGTGCGTTTTCAACATAAGGGGCAAACCCATACTGTCAATGCTAATAAAGAAGTATTGTTGTGTGCAGGCGCGATTGCTTCCCCGCAGATTTTACAGCGCAGCGGTGTCGGTCCGGGCGCTTGGTTAAAAGAAGCAGGCATTAACGAAGTATTGGATTTGCAAGGCGTGGGCAATAATTTGCAAGACCATTTGGAACTGTATATGCAGTATGAATGCAAAGAGCCTGTGTCTATTTCCCCTGCCACCAATTGGTGGAATAAACCCGCTATCGGTGCGGAATGGCTGTTTAACGGCACAGGTTTGGGTGCGACCAATCATTTTGAAGGTGGGGGATTTATCCGCAGCCATGAAAAATTTGAATGGCCCAATATTCAGTATCACTTTTTACCCATCGCTGTACGTTATGACGGACGCAACGCCAGCAAAGCCCACAGTTTTCAAGCGCACGTGGGTTCTATGCGTTCCCCCAGTCGCGGGCGCATTAAAATTCAATCGCGCAATCCCGCCGAACACCCCAGCATTTTGTTCAACTACATGAGCCACGAACAAGATTGGGAAGAATTCCGCGCTGCTATCCGCATTACCCGCGAAATCATGAACCAACCTGCTTTAGACCGCTACCGTGGCAATGTGATTACGCCATTAGAATCGGTGCAAAGCGATGAGCAGTTGGACGAATATGTCCGTAACCATGCAGAAACCGCTTATCACCCATCTTGCACCTGCGCCATGGGCGAAGACAATAACGCCGTGGTAGATGGACAAGGGCGTGTTCACGGAATTGAAGCGCTGCGTGTGGTAGATGCTTCCATTATGCCGAATATTATTACAGGCAACTTAAACGCCACCACTATTATGTTGGCAGAAAAAATTGCCGATAAGATTCGCGGACGTGCACCCTTGCCAAAATCAAACGCCGATTATTATGTGGCGAACGGTGCGCCTGTACGCGGTACGCCACAGCGTTCTGCATAAGCAAATAGAACTGATACACACATCAAAAGGAATCGAAATATGAACAGTCCGCCCTCTTCTGCTGCGGATAAAAACACCAGCTTTATGCTGAACAAAACCGTGTTTACCGCCGCTTCAGTCATCAGTATTTTGCTGATTGTGCTGACCACGGCTTTTCCCGCTTTCAGTGAAAATATTCTGGGTAACTCGCTGCGCTGGGTTTCCGACCGTTTTGGTTGGTATTACATGCTGGTGGTGGCGGTTTATACCGTGTTTGCGCTGTTTGTGGGGATTTCCCGCTATGGCGACATCAAGCTGGGGCAAGACCAAGACAAGCCCGATTTTCCCTTTTTGGCATGGGCAGCGATGTTGTTTTCGGCAGGCATCGGCATTGATTTGCTGTTTTTCGGTGTATCCGAACCGCTTACCCATTATTTAACGCCCAATATGGGAACAGGCAGTACGCCCGAAGCGGCTCGCGCTGCTTTTGTACAAACCTTTTTGCATTGGGGTTTGCACGGCTGGGGTATTTACGCGCTGATTGGCATGGCGTTGGCATATTTTGCCTACCGTAAAAATATGCCTTTGTCCCTGCGTAGTGCTTTAGTACCTTTGTTTGGTAAAAAACGCACGGAAGGCTGGTTAGGCAATACCGTAGATACTTTTGGCGTGGTGTGTACGCTGTTGGGGATTGCCACCAGCTTGGGTATTGGCGTATTGCAGGCAAACGCAGGTTTAAGCCATGTGTTTGGTATTGACACCAGCAAAGGCGTACAAGCAGCGATTATTTTGGCGGTAACGGCTGCGGCTGGCATCAGTGCTATGTCGGGCGTGGAAAAAGGCGTGCGCCGTTTGTCGGAAATCAATATGTTGGGCGCAACTTTTTTGCTGCTTGCCTTATTGATTATGGGTCCCACCGTGTTTTTGCTCAACGCTTTTACCGAAAACATTGGCGATTATTTCCAAAATGTATTGGGTAAAACCTTTCAGGTCTATGCCTATCAAGGCAATGCAGGCGCAGAATGGAAATCGTTTTGGACGGTGTTTTTCTGGGCTTGGTGGGTGGCATGGGCGCCGTTTGTGGGCTTGTTTATCGCGCGGATTTCACGCGGGCGTACCTTGCGCGAGTTTGTGTTTGGCGTGATGTTTATTCCCTTGGGCTTTATTTTTGCGTGGTTTTCTATTTTTGGAAACAGCGGCATTGATTTGGTTGCCAATCACGGCGCAGCGCAATTGGGCAAAACGGCATTGGAAAACCCTGCGATGGGAATGTTTGCGCTGTTTGAACATTATCCTTGGGCAGCGTTTTGGTCGGGCTTGTCGGTGTTAATCGGTTTGATTTTCTTTGTTACCTCTGCCGATTCGGGCGCATTGGTGTTGGCAAATTTAAGTTCGCGCAGTTTAAGCAGCGGGGCAGATGCACCTGTGTGGTTGCGCCTGTTTTGGGCAGCGGCAACGGGTTTGGTGACTTTGGGCTTGTTGCTGGCAGGCGGATTTTCTTCGCTGCAATCGGTATCGGTGGTGGCAGGCTTGCCGTTTTCGCTGGTGCTGCTGATGTATATGGCATCGCTGTGGCTGTGTTTACGGCAGGAAGGCAATAAACGCAAAGCCAATCAGGTGGATAAAGCCATGGTGTTGGACGACGGGCGCAATTGGCGCAACCGTTTGCACCGTTTGGTGGATTTTCCCACTGCCGAAACTGCGCAACGGTTTATGAACAGGCAGTTACACCCTGCCATGCTGGAAGTGGCAAGCGAATTGCAGCAAAAAGGTTTGCAAACCGAAGTCTCGCCCGTGTCGGAACAATACACGGTTACTTTAAGTGTGCAACACAATGGCGAAGTGGACTTTGTGTATGAAGTGCGTTTGGTGGAAGCGGTTAAACCGATTTTTGCTTTGGGACAATCGGGCAATATCGCCGCCGATGCCGAAAAATACTACCGCGCCGAAGTGTTTTTACAAGAAGGCAGTCAGGATTATGATTTGGTGGGCTATACCACCGAGCAGATTATTATCGATATTCTGAACCAGTACGAACGGCATATGCAGTTTTTGCATTTGGAACGGTAAAATAAGGGGCGTATCTGCACAGGGTACGCCCTTTTTTCATCAAACAGGAAAATAAACATGGACGACCGTCAGTTATTGCGTTACAGCCGCCATATTTTATTGGACGAAATTGGCATTGAGGGACAACAGAAGCTTTTAAATGCCACAGTATTGGTGGTAGGCTGTGGCGGATTAGGCAATGCTGCCCTGCCCTATTTGGCGGCGGCGGGTGTCGGTACATTGATTATCGCTGACCACGACGAAGTAGATGATACCAATTTGCAGCGGCAAATCTGTTTTAGCGAAGCCGACATCGGGCGCAATAAAGCCGAAGCCATAAGGGACTTTTTACGCGCCCGCAACCGCGATTGCCATATTGAATGCCATGCTACACGTTTAACAGCAGAAGATTTGGCGAAACTGCTGCCGCGCTGTGATGTGGTGCTGGATTGCAGCGATAATTTCGCTACCCGCCACGCGGTAAACGCTGCGGCGGTGGCAGCGGACGTGCCTTTGGTATCGGGGGCAGCAGTGGGTTTTGGTGGACAACTGGCGGTGTTTCGCCCGCAGCAGGGCTGTTATGCCTGCTTATTCGGCGAAGAAGTCGCCACTGAACAGGCTTGCGCCACTTTTGGTGTGTTTTCGCCGTTGGTGGGTGTCATCGGCACGGCGCAGGCAGCGGCAGCCTTAAATCTATTATTGGGGCAACTGCCCGCTGCCAATGTTTTGCATTGCTATGATGCCAAACGCGGCAATTGGCAGCCGTTTGCATTTTCCCGCCGCCATGATTGCCCTGTTTGCAGCGGTCTTTGTTAAAATAAAGGTTTTTTCCCACGCACATCATGAGCGATATTCCCAAAAACTATATTACCCCGCAAGGCTGGCAAGCATTAAAAGACGAATTGTATCAACTGGTACACAAAGAACGCCCCGAAATCGTGCAAATTGTCAATTGGGCTGCCAGTAATGGCGACCGCAGCGAAAACGGCGATTATTTGTACGGCAAACGGCGGATGCGTGAAATTGACCGCCGCATTCGTTTTTTAACCAAGCGTTTAGAAAGCGCGGAAGTAATTGACCCCGAAACCCGCGAATACACCGACCAAATCTTTTTTGCTGCCACGGTGGATATTTTACGCGGTGATGGCAGCGAACAGACGGTACGGATTGTGGGCGAGGACGAAATTGACACCCCGCGCCATAAAATTTCGTGGCGTTCGCCTTTGGCGCGCGCCCTGATTAAAGCCCGTGAGGGCGACAGCGTGTGGCTGCGTACCCCCGAACAGCACGAAGAAATTGAGGTTTTGGCGGTGCGTTACGAAAAAATTGACTAAAAAAACAACAGCCTGTTTTCAATAAAAAAACAGGCTGGTTTTTATCCATTTAAGACAGGATTATTTCTTTTTGCGCTGCGGCGGCAAATCGGTACACACGCCCAATGCCACTTCTGCGCTCATGCCGATGCTTTCGCCCAAAGTGGGGTGCGGGTGAATGGTTTTGCCGATGTCTTCGGCATCGCAGCCCATTTCAATCGCCAAGCAGATTTCGCCAATCATATCGCCTGCGTGCGTGCCGACAATGCCGCCGCCAATCACGCGACCTGTTTCCGCATCAAAAATCAGCTTGGTAAAGCCTTCGTCACGACCATTGGCAATGGCGCGACCGCTGGCCGCCCATGGGAACACGGATTTGGCAATGGCGATGCCGTCGCGTTTGGCGATTTCTTCGGTAACGCCCACCCAAGCCACTTCGGGGTCGGTGTACGCCACACCCGGAATCACACGCGCATCAAAAAAGGCTTTGTGTCCCGCACAGTTTTCGGCGGCAACGTGTCCTTCGTGAACGGCTTTGTGCGCCAACATCGGTTGTCCGACCACATCGCCGATGGCGTAAATATGGGGGACGTTGGTGCGCTGTTGTTTATCGACTTCAATAAAGCCGCGCTCGGTAACCGCCACACCTGCTTTTTCCGCGCCGCACAATTTGCCGTTGGGCGCACGTCCAGCCGCCACCAGCACCAAATCGTAACGTTGCGGCTCGGCAGGGGCTTTTTTGCCTTCAAACGTCACATAAATGCCGTCTGCTTTGGCTTCTACGGCAACGGTTTTGGTTTCGGTCATGATGTTGTCAAAGCGATGGGCGTTCATTTTTTCCCACACTTTTACCAAATCGCGGTCTGCGCCCTGCATCAGTCCGTCCATCATTTCCACCACGTCCAGACGTGCGCCCAAGGTGCTGTACACCGTACCCATTTCCAAGCCGATAATGCCGCCGCCGATAATCAGCATTTTTTCAGGCACTTGACGCAGTTCCAATGCGCCTGTGCTGTCTACAATGCGCGGGTCTTGCGGAATAAACGGCAGGTTTACCACGCGGCTGCCGACGGCGATAATGGCGTTTTTAAAGGCAACGGTTTTGTGTTCGCCCGTTTCGCTGGCTTGTTCGTATTGGGTGGATTCGGTCAGGGCAACCTGAATATGGTTGGCGGAAACAAATTCGCCGCGTCCGCGGATAATGTCCACCTTACGCGCTTTTGCCATGCCCGCCAAACCGCCTGTGAGTTTGCCGATGACTTTTTCTTTGTAGCCGCGCAACATATCCATATCAATTTCGGGCGCGGGGTATTTGATGCCGTTGGCGGCCAAATGTTTGACTTCATCAATTACGGCAGCGTTGTGCAGCAGGGCTTTAGACGGAATACAGCCAACGTTCAAACACACGCCGCCCAAAGTGGCGTATTGCTCGATAATGGCGGTTTTTAAACCTTGGTCGGCAGCGGCAAACGCGGCGGAATAACCGCCCGGCCCGCCACCCAACACCACCACGTCGTATTCGGCATCGGCATTGCCGTTAAACGCGGCGGCTTGCGGCGCAGGGGCGGCAGTTTCGGTTTGTTCGGGGGCTGCCTGAACGGGCTGCGGTGCGGCTTCTTGTGCGGCAGCCGCTTCAATCACGGCAATTACGCCGCCTTCGGAAATTTTACCGCCCACTTGTACGCGCACTTCTTTCACCACGCCTGCGGCGGTAGCGGGTACGTCCATGGTGGCTTTGTCGGTTTCCAAGGTAATCAGCGTGTCTTCCACGTTTACCGTGTCGCCTGCTTTGATTTCCACGGCGATAATGTCTACATTTTCGTGTCCGCCGATATCGGGGACAGTTAATTCAATTAAGCTCATGATGTTCTACCTTTTACAGAGTTGCAAAAATCGGGCAACGGCAGATTGCCTGCTGCCGAAACGCCTAATTATACCGCACTTGCCCCATCGTCCGCGCAAATCCGTTTTCAGGCGCAGCAAAATTCGGTAAGATGACAGCTTGGGTTTCAACCCATTTGATTTCGTCAAAATTTTCGCGTTGCTTATCGTTATACAGGAGAACGCCGTGTCTTTGGAGCTGGAAATCGCCAAAATTTTTCTGGCATTGGTGGTGCTGGTTAATCCGTTTAGCGCACTGCCGATTTTTTTGGATTTAACCCATAATTACAGCAAACGCGAACGCACCCGCGCCGCGCAAATCGCTTCTTTTAGCGTATTTGTGACCATTGCCGTGTTTGCCTTGGTGGGCGGGGGGTTGTTAAGCCTATTAGGCATCAGTACAGGCGCGTTTCGCGTGGGTGGCGGGATTTTGGTATTTTTAATCGCCATTTCCATGATGAGCAGCGGCAACAATCCCGCCAAGCCCGATATCGGCACCGACGATGCCAGCGAAATCACCATTGCCCGCCAACCCGCCGTGAATATCGGTGCGATTGCCGTTGTGCCTTTGGCAATTCCCATGATGATTGGTCCGGGCGGAATTTCCACCGTAGTTATTTACACCGCCACCGCCAAAAGCTATTGGGACATCGCCGCCGTGATTATCGCAGGGGGCGTGATTGCGCTGCTGTGTTACCTTACCCTGCTTGCCGCCACCAAAGTCAGCGATATTTTGGGCGAAACAGGGCTAACCGTACTCAACCGCGTGATGGGTATGCTGCTGGCAGCCGTATCGGTGGAAATTATTGTGGCGGGGCTGCGCGAACTGTTCCCGCAACTGGGTTAATCCGCTATAATTTTGCGTTTTCAATCCGCCAACCCAATTTTGGAGCAGAATATGGACTTTGAACAAGCCCGTTTCAATATGGTCGAACAGCAAATCCGCCCGTGGAATGTGCTGGATTTTGACGTATTGGACGCCGTCAGCGACATCCCCCGCGAAGCCTTTGTGATGGAAAACCAACGCGGCTACGCCTATGCCGATATGCCGCTGGTGCTGCCCAACGGCGGCTATATGTTAGAACCCAAAATCATCGCCCGCATGGTGCAGGGTTTGGCATTGAAAAAAACCGACCAAGTATTGGAAGTCGGCACAGGTTCGGGCTACGCCACCGCCCTATTGGCAAGCCTTGCCGCGCAAGTGCAAACCTTTGACACCGACAACACCCAATTGCAAACCGCCAAAGCCGTATTGGACCGCTTGGATTTTCACAATATCCGCTACGAACACGGCGACGGTTTTGCCGAACAACACAGCCACAACCGCTACGATGCCGTATATATCGGCGGCGGTTTGCCCGTTGTTCCCGAAAACCTGAAAGCCCGCTTAAACGACGGCGGACGCATGGTAGTAGTCGCAGGCAAAGCCCCCGTGCAACACTGTCTGCTGATTACCCGCCACGGCGACGAATTCAGCCAAACCGTATTGTTTGACACCTTGGTAACCGGCTTGGATGCCAAAGCCGTTCCCGCCAACGGCAGCCGTTTTAAATTCTAATATTGAATGCGCCGTGCTGTTCCGACACGGCGCATTTTTTGTTTTGTGAGCCATTATATATGAGCATTCAAGCCATCAGCCCGCAGCAGCTGCAAGATTTGCTGCAACAACAGCCCGATACCGTATTGCTGGACGTGCGCGAAGACGAAGAAGTCGCCCTGTGCGCCCTGCCCCATCATACTCATATTGCCATGAACCGCATTCCCCTGTGCCACAACGAACTGCCTGACGACGTGCCGATTGTGGTGTATTGTCATCACGGCATCCGCAGCTTAAACGTTGCCCGCTATTTAGAAAACGCAGGCTTTGAACAGCTCTATAATTTAAGCGGCGGCATTGACGCATGGGCGCAAGAAATTGACCCCGCCATGCCGCGTTATTAAACCCCATTGGTGGTGGGCTGATTTGAAATTTATTTACATTCACTAGGCTTTTGCAAAGAAAATTCAAATTGAGTATATAGCGGCGACATATAAGGTTCTTCTGTAAAATTTGCTATTGCCATTACATAAATGGGTACTTTATTTTTACCCACCACATAAAAAAATTGACTATTTTCACCTTGATGACATTTAGGTAATTCAAAAATTTGATAGGATTTCAAATTCTTTTCTAAAATAATTTTAAATTTTTTACTGGGTCTATTATTAGATAACTCTATATCATTAACCTGATTTCCATTACCTGACACACTAATTTCAGATTGCCCCATTACTTCCAGATTTAACTTGCCTAAACTAAAAAATCTATTGGGTGTCCTATTTACCTTATTACCCCATTCAATA is drawn from Conchiformibius steedae and contains these coding sequences:
- a CDS encoding protein-L-isoaspartate O-methyltransferase family protein, producing MDFEQARFNMVEQQIRPWNVLDFDVLDAVSDIPREAFVMENQRGYAYADMPLVLPNGGYMLEPKIIARMVQGLALKKTDQVLEVGTGSGYATALLASLAAQVQTFDTDNTQLQTAKAVLDRLDFHNIRYEHGDGFAEQHSHNRYDAVYIGGGLPVVPENLKARLNDGGRMVVVAGKAPVQHCLLITRHGDEFSQTVLFDTLVTGLDAKAVPANGSRFKF
- a CDS encoding MarC family protein, with amino-acid sequence MSLELEIAKIFLALVVLVNPFSALPIFLDLTHNYSKRERTRAAQIASFSVFVTIAVFALVGGGLLSLLGISTGAFRVGGGILVFLIAISMMSSGNNPAKPDIGTDDASEITIARQPAVNIGAIAVVPLAIPMMIGPGGISTVVIYTATAKSYWDIAAVIIAGGVIALLCYLTLLAATKVSDILGETGLTVLNRVMGMLLAAVSVEIIVAGLRELFPQLG
- a CDS encoding rhodanese-like domain-containing protein, which translates into the protein MSIQAISPQQLQDLLQQQPDTVLLDVREDEEVALCALPHHTHIAMNRIPLCHNELPDDVPIVVYCHHGIRSLNVARYLENAGFEQLYNLSGGIDAWAQEIDPAMPRY
- the greB gene encoding transcription elongation factor GreB; amino-acid sequence: MSDIPKNYITPQGWQALKDELYQLVHKERPEIVQIVNWAASNGDRSENGDYLYGKRRMREIDRRIRFLTKRLESAEVIDPETREYTDQIFFAATVDILRGDGSEQTVRIVGEDEIDTPRHKISWRSPLARALIKAREGDSVWLRTPEQHEEIEVLAVRYEKID
- the lpdA gene encoding dihydrolipoyl dehydrogenase, whose translation is MSLIELTVPDIGGHENVDIIAVEIKAGDTVNVEDTLITLETDKATMDVPATAAGVVKEVRVQVGGKISEGGVIAVIEAAAAQEAAPQPVQAAPEQTETAAPAPQAAAFNGNADAEYDVVVLGGGPGGYSAAFAAADQGLKTAIIEQYATLGGVCLNVGCIPSKALLHNAAVIDEVKHLAANGIKYPAPEIDMDMLRGYKEKVIGKLTGGLAGMAKARKVDIIRGRGEFVSANHIQVALTESTQYEQASETGEHKTVAFKNAIIAVGSRVVNLPFIPQDPRIVDSTGALELRQVPEKMLIIGGGIIGLEMGTVYSTLGARLDVVEMMDGLMQGADRDLVKVWEKMNAHRFDNIMTETKTVAVEAKADGIYVTFEGKKAPAEPQRYDLVLVAAGRAPNGKLCGAEKAGVAVTERGFIEVDKQQRTNVPHIYAIGDVVGQPMLAHKAVHEGHVAAENCAGHKAFFDARVIPGVAYTDPEVAWVGVTEEIAKRDGIAIAKSVFPWAASGRAIANGRDEGFTKLIFDAETGRVIGGGIVGTHAGDMIGEICLAIEMGCDAEDIGKTIHPHPTLGESIGMSAEVALGVCTDLPPQRKKK
- the betT gene encoding choline BCCT transporter BetT; this encodes MNSPPSSAADKNTSFMLNKTVFTAASVISILLIVLTTAFPAFSENILGNSLRWVSDRFGWYYMLVVAVYTVFALFVGISRYGDIKLGQDQDKPDFPFLAWAAMLFSAGIGIDLLFFGVSEPLTHYLTPNMGTGSTPEAARAAFVQTFLHWGLHGWGIYALIGMALAYFAYRKNMPLSLRSALVPLFGKKRTEGWLGNTVDTFGVVCTLLGIATSLGIGVLQANAGLSHVFGIDTSKGVQAAIILAVTAAAGISAMSGVEKGVRRLSEINMLGATFLLLALLIMGPTVFLLNAFTENIGDYFQNVLGKTFQVYAYQGNAGAEWKSFWTVFFWAWWVAWAPFVGLFIARISRGRTLREFVFGVMFIPLGFIFAWFSIFGNSGIDLVANHGAAQLGKTALENPAMGMFALFEHYPWAAFWSGLSVLIGLIFFVTSADSGALVLANLSSRSLSSGADAPVWLRLFWAAATGLVTLGLLLAGGFSSLQSVSVVAGLPFSLVLLMYMASLWLCLRQEGNKRKANQVDKAMVLDDGRNWRNRLHRLVDFPTAETAQRFMNRQLHPAMLEVASELQQKGLQTEVSPVSEQYTVTLSVQHNGEVDFVYEVRLVEAVKPIFALGQSGNIAADAEKYYRAEVFLQEGSQDYDLVGYTTEQIIIDILNQYERHMQFLHLER
- the betA gene encoding choline dehydrogenase, whose product is MNQSHYDYIIIGAGSAGNVLAARLSEDENTSVLLLEAGLPDYRLDFRTQMPAALAMPLQGTTYNWGYKTDPEPYMNNRRMDCGRGKGLGGSSLINGMCYIRGNALDFDHWAKIQGLEDWTYLDCLPYFKKAEHRDAGENAYHGSEGPIHVTTAKPNVNPLFEAMIEAGVQAGYPRTVDLNGYQQEGFGPMDRFVTPNGRRSSTARGYLDMAKHRSRLTILTGALTDVILFDGKRARGVRFQHKGQTHTVNANKEVLLCAGAIASPQILQRSGVGPGAWLKEAGINEVLDLQGVGNNLQDHLELYMQYECKEPVSISPATNWWNKPAIGAEWLFNGTGLGATNHFEGGGFIRSHEKFEWPNIQYHFLPIAVRYDGRNASKAHSFQAHVGSMRSPSRGRIKIQSRNPAEHPSILFNYMSHEQDWEEFRAAIRITREIMNQPALDRYRGNVITPLESVQSDEQLDEYVRNHAETAYHPSCTCAMGEDNNAVVDGQGRVHGIEALRVVDASIMPNIITGNLNATTIMLAEKIADKIRGRAPLPKSNADYYVANGAPVRGTPQRSA
- a CDS encoding HesA/MoeB/ThiF family protein, which encodes MDDRQLLRYSRHILLDEIGIEGQQKLLNATVLVVGCGGLGNAALPYLAAAGVGTLIIADHDEVDDTNLQRQICFSEADIGRNKAEAIRDFLRARNRDCHIECHATRLTAEDLAKLLPRCDVVLDCSDNFATRHAVNAAAVAADVPLVSGAAVGFGGQLAVFRPQQGCYACLFGEEVATEQACATFGVFSPLVGVIGTAQAAAALNLLLGQLPAANVLHCYDAKRGNWQPFAFSRRHDCPVCSGLC